CACCCACACCACCCGTTCGTCGACGACGGCGAGGCCGATCAACAGCTGCGTGGTGCCGCTGGCCTGGTCGGTGAGCTCGGGTGCGGCTCCCGGTGGCGGACCGGGCGGGGAATCGGACGACGGCGCGCGCGGGGCGGGACGCAGCTCCGCCAGCCCCGGGTAGTCGGGGTCCGCACCGTGCCAGACGGCGGCGAGCCGGGCGAGGGCGTGGGCGGCGCTCGCGGTGTCGCCGGTCGCGCGCGCCGCGCGCGCGATGCCGACCAGCACCGCGGTGCGGCCGGGCGTGCGGGACAGCGCGTTCCGGAACTCGGCCAGCGCGTCCGGTGCCCGGCCCGCCGCCAGCAGCTCCTCGCCCAGCAGCTCGTGGGACGGCTGGTTGACGAACGGCGGCCCGAAGACGTAGGCGATGCTGTCCTCCACCACCGTCGCCCGGCGCAGCGTATCGAGGGCGCCCGCGCCATCCCCCTGGAGCCTGGCGACGAGGCCGGCCAGCTCGAGACGCAGGACCTCGATGCGCTTCAGGAACTCGCGATCGTCCGGCGACGGCGGCGCGCCGCCGCTGTCCACCAGGTCCCGGACTTCGTCCTGCGCCTGCCGGTATGCCGTCAGCGCCTGCCGCGCGTCGGACGTGTCGCCACGTCGCGCCGCCGCGAAGCCGCGCGTGAACCAGTAGCTGAGTCGCGGCGCCGGCGCGGGGCCCGGGTCCACGCTCCAGCGCGCCACCTCGCCCGACCAGTCGCGCGCATCGAGCACGTAGCGCGACCACATCGTCACGAACGAGTAGTCGTCCGGATCGAGGTCGTGCGGGCCGGGGCGTTGGCGCGAGCTCTGGCCGCGGCACGACGCCAGCAGGCGCGCGGCCTCGCGCAACCGGCCCAGCTGCAGCAGTCCGTAGTCGAGGAACAGGTTGTAGTGCCCGCAGAAGGCCGGCGGCCGGCCGTGGTCGTGGAGCCAGGCGTTCACCACCCGCATGGCGTTGTCGTTCGCCGTCACGTCTTCGTCCCACATCCCCCGCGCGACGAAGATGTGCGAGGTCATGTGCTGGGCGTGGTCCGCGCCGGGCGCAACGCCGGCCAGCGCCTTCGCGGCCGCCATCCCGCCGGCGGCGTGCTCCGGGTCGTCCCTCCCGTGGATCACGTAGTGCGCGGCGCCCGGGTGGCGCGGATTCCTGGCCAGGACGCTCTCGGCGATCACCGCGGCGCGCAGCCACGTCGGCACGTCGCGTACGCCCTGGCTGAGTCCGAGCAGCGAAAGCGCGTAGAACAGGCGGGCTTCGTCGTCGCGGGGGTTGGCGGCGAGGACCCGGGCCATCGCCGCGGAGTACAGCGTGTCGCGACGCGCCTTCGGCCCGTCGCCGTAGAGGATCTCGACCGCCGCGAGATACCCCCGCTCCCGCGCCGTCGGCGCCTTCGCGGCGCGCGCCGCCGGGTCGGCGCCGAGCTTGGCCAGGGCGGCGCGGCCCGCCGCGACGTCCTGCTCGTCCCACACCGGATGGGTGAAGGTCATCGCCTCGCCCCAGGTGGCGAGCGCGAAGCCGGGCTCGAGCCGCTCGGCCTCGCGAAAAGCCGCCGCCGCGTCGTCGTACTCGAAGGCGTGAAGCAGGAGCACACCGCGGAGGAACGCCTGCCCGGCGGCCGGCACCGTCGCCGAGGTCGGGAAGGTCAGCGTGCCCAGGCCGGGAATGCCGACGGCCGAGTCCGGCTGGGCGAGGGCCGGGGCAGCGAACACCCCGGCGCAGGCCAACATCACCAGGCCGCAGCGGCGGACGCGGCTCATCCGCGCTCCCCCGGGACGGACCTGGACAGCATCGAATCCGGCATCCGAACGGCGACCACCTCCCCGGTGGCCGTGACGGTGCCGTTCGCCGAGACCGTGGCGTGCACGACCACCTTGCGCGCTCCAACCTCGACGGCGCGGGCGCGGACCTCCAGCTCAGAGCCCAGGGGCGTCGGCCGGAGAAACTCGATCCGGAGCGAGGCCGTGACGAAGCGGGGCGCCGGTCCGGCGCCGACCTCGCGCCCCTCCGCGCGTTCGACCGCCGCCGCCGCGGTGCCCATGGCGTGGCAGTCCACGAGCGATGCGATCAGGCCGCCGTACACGAAGCCCGGGAGGGCGACCTGCTCGGCGCGCGGGGTGAACCGCGCCACCGTCTCGTCGCCGTCCCATCGCGTCTTGAGCTGGAGGCCGCGCGGGTTGAGCCGCCCGCAGCCGTAGCAGTGGGCGAAGTCGTCCGGATAGTAGTCCTGGATGGCCTTCGGCGCGCTCATCGCTTCTCGACCTCCGTCGCGTACACGTCCGCCCCGGCGGTCGCCAGGCGCGCCACAGGTTTCACGCGCCGGGTTCCTTCGGCACGGCCCGTCCGACCACGATCGTGACATTGTCGGTGCCGCCGCCCTCGAGCGTGTCCTCCAGCAGCTGCTCGCACACCTGCCGCGACGAGGTCATCGCGGCCAGCCGCTCGGCGATCCGCTCGTCGGGCACGTGCTTGGTGAGGCCGTCGCTGCACAACAGGTGGACG
This portion of the Gemmatimonadales bacterium genome encodes:
- a CDS encoding PaaI family thioesterase, which gives rise to MSAPKAIQDYYPDDFAHCYGCGRLNPRGLQLKTRWDGDETVARFTPRAEQVALPGFVYGGLIASLVDCHAMGTAAAAVERAEGREVGAGPAPRFVTASLRIEFLRPTPLGSELEVRARAVEVGARKVVVHATVSANGTVTATGEVVAVRMPDSMLSRSVPGERG
- a CDS encoding tetratricopeptide repeat protein; translated protein: MSRVRRCGLVMLACAGVFAAPALAQPDSAVGIPGLGTLTFPTSATVPAAGQAFLRGVLLLHAFEYDDAAAAFREAERLEPGFALATWGEAMTFTHPVWDEQDVAAGRAALAKLGADPAARAAKAPTARERGYLAAVEILYGDGPKARRDTLYSAAMARVLAANPRDDEARLFYALSLLGLSQGVRDVPTWLRAAVIAESVLARNPRHPGAAHYVIHGRDDPEHAAGGMAAAKALAGVAPGADHAQHMTSHIFVARGMWDEDVTANDNAMRVVNAWLHDHGRPPAFCGHYNLFLDYGLLQLGRLREAARLLASCRGQSSRQRPGPHDLDPDDYSFVTMWSRYVLDARDWSGEVARWSVDPGPAPAPRLSYWFTRGFAAARRGDTSDARQALTAYRQAQDEVRDLVDSGGAPPSPDDREFLKRIEVLRLELAGLVARLQGDGAGALDTLRRATVVEDSIAYVFGPPFVNQPSHELLGEELLAAGRAPDALAEFRNALSRTPGRTAVLVGIARAARATGDTASAAHALARLAAVWHGADPDYPGLAELRPAPRAPSSDSPPGPPPGAAPELTDQASGTTQLLIGLAVVDERVVWVSGTGGTFLRTTDGGATWQAGRVPGADTLQFRDVYAVDSTTAWLLSIGNGAASRIYRTLDGGRTWALQFTNDQPKAFYDCLDFWDPRRGLAISDAVDGRTVALATDDGGDHWTRIPPERLPPAVAGEGSFAASGTCVVTRAGGEAWIAVGTPSSLLLHTRDYGATWTADTVPITGITSVTFRDRADGIVAGFDSTVAAAATHDGGRTWARGGPPPFRAGVYGAAYVPGAPRPTVVAVGPGGSAYSQDDGATWTPIDGNAYWSVAFASPRAGWMVGPHGRITKLGGF